In Falsibacillus albus, a single window of DNA contains:
- the nadA gene encoding quinolinate synthase NadA, producing the protein MNILEMIHEEKGRLPERYRQMSIMEMEARVKEIKDMLGRELFIPGHHYQKEEVIQFADAKGDSLQLAQLSQKNNDAKYIVFCGVHFMAETADILTNEDQHVLLPDMRAGCSMADMADIHQTERAWISLQELFGDTILPLTYVNSTAAIKAFVGRNGGATVTSSNAHKMVEWAFSQKERILFLPDQHLGRNTAYDLGIPLSKMAVWDPQKNQLIFEGDIQEATVILWKGHCSVHENFTVNNIQHVRMEYPGMNVIVHPECRREVVELSDLNGSTKFIIDTIAKAEPGSSWAIGTEMNLVKRLINAHKDKHIISLNPNMCPCLTMNRIDLPHLLWSLESIVEGNPVNRIRVDEDTSTNAILALNRMLERA; encoded by the coding sequence ATGAATATATTGGAAATGATACATGAAGAAAAAGGTCGATTACCCGAACGCTATCGCCAAATGTCCATAATGGAAATGGAAGCTAGAGTGAAGGAAATAAAAGATATGTTAGGGAGGGAACTTTTCATCCCAGGCCATCATTATCAAAAAGAAGAAGTCATCCAATTTGCAGATGCCAAAGGAGATTCACTGCAGCTTGCACAGCTTTCCCAGAAAAATAACGATGCCAAATATATTGTGTTTTGCGGTGTACATTTTATGGCTGAAACAGCAGACATTTTAACCAATGAAGATCAGCACGTATTATTACCCGATATGAGAGCGGGCTGCTCGATGGCGGACATGGCCGATATCCATCAGACGGAAAGGGCATGGATCTCCTTGCAGGAATTGTTTGGTGATACCATCCTTCCGCTCACGTATGTTAATTCAACGGCAGCCATTAAAGCATTCGTCGGAAGAAACGGAGGTGCAACCGTAACTTCATCGAATGCCCATAAGATGGTCGAGTGGGCGTTCTCCCAAAAAGAAAGAATCCTATTCCTGCCCGATCAGCATCTTGGCAGGAATACAGCTTATGATTTAGGGATTCCATTATCTAAAATGGCTGTATGGGATCCTCAAAAAAATCAACTGATTTTCGAAGGAGATATCCAGGAAGCAACGGTAATTTTATGGAAGGGGCATTGTTCCGTACACGAAAATTTCACTGTGAATAATATTCAGCATGTAAGGATGGAATATCCAGGAATGAACGTGATCGTGCATCCTGAATGCCGCAGGGAAGTGGTGGAACTATCAGACCTGAATGGATCTACGAAATTTATCATCGATACGATTGCAAAAGCAGAACCCGGATCATCGTGGGCGATCGGGACCGAAATGAATTTAGTAAAACGGTTGATCAATGCACATAAGGATAAACACATCATTTCCCTTAATCCAAATATGTGTCCTTGTTTGACCATGAATAGAATTGACTTGCCACATCTTCTTTGGTCCTTGGAGAGCATAGTGGAAGGGAATCCGGTAAATCGGATTCGAGTGGATGAAGATACATCAACAAACGCCATCCTTGCACTCAATAGAATGCTGGAGCGTGCCTGA
- a CDS encoding phosphotransferase, whose translation MTSRYFDEGDGFNTRLLQFLNQVFNQSQAYIKQLRIGLWKYKIGGKTWLVKQFSSRQKLQNQIALTNRLRQSGFHQSYRFHDIHYNQNILVFEQKIFGIIEFIKTSKEVFSFQEKSKRDEALEVINRFHMTTSTFVQHYFYSIPFFNQIEKWKQRLFEFKSNRFTLENHLPPYILSAYIEWGEWALDRMEKNQAYFLRKPYCIIHGDVAFHNFLLNRQKTLCLIDFDLISVAPPLVDYLQIANRFLPSIHWSVKDLFEHKLMEKFSRDPLFLIALIYPTDVFREWNRFVKSDEVMKNTMWPFLYDLSIHQFPLRMAMVNNILQTLEVNKGNLT comes from the coding sequence ATGACTTCTAGATACTTTGATGAAGGAGACGGTTTCAATACACGTCTCCTTCAATTTTTAAATCAAGTTTTTAATCAAAGCCAGGCATATATTAAGCAATTGCGAATCGGTCTCTGGAAATACAAAATCGGCGGCAAAACCTGGCTTGTCAAACAATTCTCCTCAAGACAAAAACTTCAAAATCAAATTGCATTGACGAATCGGCTTCGTCAGTCGGGGTTTCATCAATCCTATCGTTTCCATGACATCCATTACAATCAAAACATACTCGTATTTGAACAAAAAATATTCGGCATCATTGAATTTATCAAAACAAGTAAAGAGGTATTCAGCTTTCAGGAAAAAAGCAAACGTGATGAGGCTTTGGAAGTCATCAACCGATTTCATATGACCACATCCACTTTTGTGCAGCATTATTTTTATTCCATTCCATTCTTCAATCAAATTGAGAAGTGGAAACAACGATTATTTGAATTCAAATCAAATCGATTTACACTAGAAAACCACCTCCCCCCTTATATCTTGTCGGCTTACATAGAATGGGGGGAATGGGCACTGGATAGAATGGAAAAAAATCAAGCATATTTTTTGCGAAAACCGTATTGCATCATTCATGGAGATGTTGCGTTTCATAACTTTTTGTTAAACCGACAAAAAACACTCTGTCTGATTGATTTCGATTTAATTTCTGTTGCTCCTCCCCTTGTGGATTACCTGCAGATCGCCAATCGTTTTTTGCCGTCCATTCACTGGTCTGTGAAAGATTTATTTGAACATAAGCTTATGGAAAAGTTTTCAAGAGACCCGCTTTTTCTCATTGCATTAATTTATCCGACAGATGTATTCAGGGAATGGAATCGGTTTGTCAAAAGCGATGAAGTGATGAAAAACACGATGTGGCCATTTCTATACGACCTGAGTATCCATCAATTTCCGTTAAGGATGGCAATGGTGAACAATATTCTACAGACGTTGGAGGTCAACAAAGGTAATTTGACGTAG
- a CDS encoding YhcN/YlaJ family sporulation lipoprotein, with amino-acid sequence MNKRYLFWPLSALLLCGAAGCGSNEAGNNKGTNLYEPMGYYSNSGHGGDRNDQNDGPLTEFMDHSMGAEGRAIRNHKQKYLQVKDEDGNPQNPNVPLSAYDRNFFHHDNRFSYGDANYHGHLDDNTRQAKSSYYTRYEGQLSERIGQVTGNVPNVNDVRSVTYGSNVLIAVDLEDYSKEKQTKEKIKKAVKPYLKGRSVTVVTDEGTFSRIRNIDNDLRDGGPIQSIDLDMKDLFKTLKNRMNQ; translated from the coding sequence TTGAATAAGAGATACTTGTTTTGGCCTCTTTCTGCCTTGTTGCTTTGCGGTGCAGCCGGCTGTGGAAGCAATGAGGCTGGGAACAATAAAGGAACCAACCTTTACGAACCAATGGGCTATTACTCAAACAGTGGCCACGGCGGGGATCGGAACGATCAAAATGATGGACCATTGACGGAGTTTATGGACCATTCTATGGGAGCAGAGGGCAGGGCTATACGGAATCACAAGCAAAAATATCTCCAGGTGAAGGATGAGGATGGAAATCCACAAAATCCAAACGTCCCACTCTCGGCTTACGATAGGAATTTCTTCCATCATGATAATAGGTTCAGTTATGGTGATGCTAACTATCATGGACATTTAGACGATAATACGAGACAGGCGAAGTCCTCTTATTATACGCGTTACGAAGGACAGCTTTCAGAAAGAATCGGACAGGTTACGGGAAATGTCCCGAATGTAAATGATGTCAGGTCCGTCACATATGGAAGCAATGTGTTGATTGCTGTCGACCTTGAAGATTACAGCAAGGAAAAACAAACGAAAGAAAAAATTAAAAAAGCAGTGAAGCCTTACTTAAAGGGCAGATCTGTTACAGTCGTAACCGATGAGGGGACTTTCAGCCGAATCCGGAATATCGATAATGACCTAAGAGATGGAGGCCCTATACAATCCATCGATTTGGATATGAAAGACCTCTTTAAAACATTAAAAAATAGGATGAACCAATAG
- a CDS encoding intercompartmental signaling factor BofC: MSFIIRIAFIALFLTAVCFYAIIGNKDHGLEARAENSAKVDAKEPLHLSVTLQRVYLDGEMSEEVISETILSMEDFWSKYEKWQLVDMEDGKVIFQRKVNDISPLLKANGYFGVSKDGTLAIFNGKPDGMDIIQSFFQINFKKLETKRQQELLHGIPIRNKDDYTKVLETFKPYSTANY, encoded by the coding sequence ATGAGTTTCATCATCCGCATTGCATTCATTGCTCTGTTTTTAACAGCCGTGTGCTTTTATGCGATTATAGGGAATAAAGATCATGGACTTGAAGCAAGGGCAGAAAATAGTGCCAAAGTGGATGCAAAAGAACCGCTTCACTTATCCGTAACATTGCAAAGAGTGTATCTGGATGGGGAAATGAGTGAAGAAGTTATAAGTGAGACCATTCTCTCCATGGAGGATTTCTGGTCAAAGTATGAAAAATGGCAGCTGGTGGATATGGAAGATGGAAAAGTCATCTTTCAAAGGAAAGTCAATGACATCTCACCATTATTGAAAGCCAATGGATACTTCGGCGTATCCAAGGATGGGACACTGGCGATATTTAACGGAAAACCTGATGGAATGGATATCATTCAATCCTTTTTTCAAATCAATTTCAAGAAGCTGGAAACGAAAAGGCAGCAGGAATTGCTGCATGGGATTCCGATAAGAAATAAGGATGACTACACAAAGGTTCTTGAAACTTTTAAACCATATAGCACCGCAAACTATTAA
- the ruvA gene encoding Holliday junction branch migration protein RuvA has translation MYEYIKGTVERVGPEYIVLDNNGIGYQIFTSNPFSFSKFQEETTVIYTYQHVREDIMALYGFHTLEEKNLFTRLLNVSGIGPKGALAILASGQPEQVIDAIENEDEAFLVKFPGVGKKTARQMILDLKGKLQDIVPDYFPNLFTSEKFEEKTMASKQLDEAILALKALGYSEKEIKKITPSLQKEELTTDEYIKLGLKKLLK, from the coding sequence TTGTACGAATACATTAAAGGTACGGTCGAAAGGGTTGGGCCGGAATATATTGTACTCGATAACAATGGAATCGGTTATCAAATATTCACCTCCAACCCCTTCTCATTTTCCAAGTTCCAAGAGGAAACGACCGTCATATATACATATCAGCATGTCCGGGAAGATATTATGGCATTATATGGATTTCATACATTGGAGGAAAAGAATCTATTTACACGGTTATTGAATGTTTCAGGCATCGGGCCAAAAGGGGCCTTGGCAATTCTTGCATCTGGTCAACCTGAACAGGTGATTGATGCCATCGAGAATGAAGATGAAGCATTTCTTGTGAAATTTCCGGGTGTGGGCAAAAAAACTGCCCGTCAAATGATCCTGGACCTGAAAGGGAAACTCCAAGACATTGTTCCTGATTATTTCCCTAACTTATTCACTTCAGAAAAGTTTGAAGAAAAAACTATGGCTTCCAAGCAGCTGGATGAGGCAATCCTTGCATTAAAGGCACTTGGCTATTCCGAAAAGGAAATCAAGAAGATTACACCTTCTTTGCAGAAGGAAGAACTCACAACGGATGAGTATATTAAGCTTGGGCTGAAGAAGCTTCTAAAGTAA
- the ruvB gene encoding Holliday junction branch migration DNA helicase RuvB, translating into MEERIVSGEADIQDLSLEQSLRPQTLKQYIGQDKVKQNLAIFIEAAKLRQETLDHVLLYGPPGLGKTTLAAVIANEMGVNLRTTSGPAIERPGDLAAILTALEPGDVLFIDEIHRLPRSIEEVLYPAMEDFCLDIVIGKGPSARSVRLDLPPFTLVGATTRAGALSAPLRDRFGVLSRLEYYTEQQLTDIVVRTAEIFDTEIDGHGAGEIARRSRGTPRIANRLLKRVRDYAQVRGDGSITYSLSDEALQLLQVDRLGLDHIDHKLLRGIIERFKGGPVGLDTIAASIGEESHTIEDVYEPYLLQIGFIQRTPRGRIVSDLAYRHFNLQAPAK; encoded by the coding sequence ATGGAGGAACGAATCGTTTCCGGTGAAGCGGACATTCAGGATCTTTCTTTGGAACAGAGCCTGCGGCCGCAAACATTGAAACAATATATCGGTCAGGATAAGGTGAAGCAAAACTTGGCAATTTTCATCGAGGCAGCCAAATTAAGACAAGAAACACTGGATCACGTTTTACTTTATGGTCCCCCTGGCCTAGGGAAGACGACTTTGGCTGCGGTGATTGCAAATGAAATGGGCGTAAATTTACGGACGACTTCAGGACCAGCCATTGAACGTCCAGGTGATTTAGCCGCTATTTTAACAGCGCTTGAACCAGGAGATGTTTTGTTCATAGATGAAATACACCGGCTCCCGAGGTCCATTGAAGAAGTACTTTATCCCGCCATGGAGGATTTTTGCTTGGACATCGTCATTGGAAAAGGTCCAAGTGCAAGGTCAGTCCGCCTCGATCTTCCTCCATTCACCCTTGTAGGGGCCACTACGAGGGCAGGGGCATTGTCTGCACCATTGAGGGACAGGTTTGGGGTATTAAGCAGACTTGAGTACTACACGGAGCAGCAATTGACGGATATTGTGGTCAGGACAGCGGAAATATTCGATACGGAAATCGATGGGCATGGAGCTGGTGAAATCGCCCGCAGATCAAGGGGGACTCCGAGAATCGCCAATCGTTTACTGAAAAGGGTCAGGGATTACGCTCAAGTGAGGGGAGACGGCTCAATCACCTACTCGCTTTCCGATGAAGCCCTTCAGCTTCTGCAGGTTGACCGTTTAGGGCTTGATCATATTGACCATAAATTATTAAGAGGAATTATCGAACGATTCAAAGGCGGCCCGGTCGGGTTGGATACGATAGCTGCCAGCATCGGGGAGGAATCCCATACGATTGAAGATGTATACGAGCCTTATTTGCTGCAGATCGGGTTTATCCAAAGGACCCCCAGGGGCAGGATCGTTTCGGATCTGGCCTACCGACACTTCAATTTGCAGGCGCCTGCAAAATGA
- a CDS encoding DUF2905 domain-containing protein gives MSQLSKWVMTAGVLLLIVGFLLNFIKLGRLPGDFIFKKGNTTFYFPMMTSIIVSIILSAIFYFLGRWK, from the coding sequence ATGAGTCAATTATCCAAGTGGGTCATGACGGCTGGCGTCCTTTTATTGATAGTCGGATTCCTTTTGAATTTCATTAAACTGGGAAGACTGCCAGGCGATTTCATTTTCAAAAAAGGGAACACGACCTTTTATTTTCCCATGATGACTTCCATTATCGTGAGCATTATTTTATCGGCAATATTCTATTTTTTAGGTAGATGGAAATAA
- the queA gene encoding tRNA preQ1(34) S-adenosylmethionine ribosyltransferase-isomerase QueA: MKVDLFDFDLPEELIAQTPLEDRTSSRLMVLDKKDGSLTHDHFHGITKYLQEGDCLVLNDTRVLPARLFGEKSDTGASIEILLLKQESGDVWETLVKPAKRVKIGTVITFGDGRLRAECVGLKEHGGRLMEFQYEGIFYEILESLGDMPLPPYIKEKLDDRERYQTVYARERGSAAAPTAGLHFTQELLKEIESMGVHIAFITLHVGLGTFRPVSVEDLQEHEMHAEFYQVTEGTARLLNEVHESGGRIISVGTTSTRTLETIAAANDGKFAADSGWTNIFIYPGYEFKAIDGMITNFHLPKSTLIMLVSALAGRENVLHAYNTAVKERYRFFSFGDAMLIK; this comes from the coding sequence TTGAAAGTAGATTTATTCGACTTTGACTTACCAGAAGAATTGATCGCACAGACCCCGTTAGAGGATCGTACATCCAGTCGATTGATGGTCTTGGACAAAAAAGATGGTTCATTGACACATGATCATTTTCACGGGATCACCAAATATTTGCAGGAAGGGGATTGCCTTGTCCTTAACGATACACGCGTCCTCCCTGCAAGATTGTTTGGCGAGAAAAGCGACACAGGAGCAAGTATAGAAATCCTCCTTTTGAAACAGGAGAGCGGGGATGTGTGGGAAACGCTTGTCAAACCTGCAAAGCGTGTGAAGATCGGCACAGTCATTACATTTGGAGATGGAAGGCTGAGGGCTGAGTGCGTTGGATTGAAGGAGCACGGTGGTAGATTGATGGAATTCCAATATGAAGGGATTTTTTATGAAATCTTGGAATCATTGGGCGACATGCCCCTTCCCCCATACATAAAGGAAAAACTCGATGATCGTGAACGTTATCAAACCGTCTATGCCCGTGAACGTGGTTCTGCTGCCGCACCGACCGCCGGCCTCCATTTTACTCAAGAGCTGTTGAAGGAAATAGAGAGCATGGGTGTGCATATTGCTTTTATTACTTTGCATGTTGGTCTAGGCACATTCCGTCCTGTATCTGTAGAAGATCTGCAAGAGCATGAAATGCACGCTGAGTTTTACCAAGTCACCGAAGGTACGGCGCGGTTGCTCAACGAGGTCCATGAAAGCGGTGGAAGGATCATCTCAGTCGGCACCACTTCAACAAGGACATTGGAAACGATAGCAGCCGCCAATGATGGCAAGTTTGCTGCTGACAGCGGTTGGACGAACATCTTCATTTATCCGGGCTATGAATTCAAGGCAATCGATGGGATGATCACAAATTTTCACCTTCCGAAATCCACACTGATTATGCTGGTGAGTGCACTGGCCGGAAGGGAAAATGTTTTGCATGCATATAATACGGCCGTCAAAGAGCGTTATCGATTCTTTAGTTTCGGTGATGCAATGTTAATTAAATGA
- the tgt gene encoding tRNA guanosine(34) transglycosylase Tgt — protein MTAIRYELIKTCKQTGARLGIIHTPHGSFETPMFMPVGTLATVKTMSPEELKQMGAGIILSNTYHLWLRPGHEIVKEAGGLHKFMNWDQPILTDSGGFQVFSLSEFRNIEEEGVHFRNHLNGDKLFLSPEKAMEIQNALGSDIMMAFDECPPYPASFEYMKKSVERTSRWAERCLTAHQRPADQGLFGIVQGGEYEELRQMSAKDLVSMDFPGYAVGGLSVGEPKDVMNRVLEFTTPLLPDNKPRYLMGVGSPDSLIDGAMRGIDMFDCVLPSRIARNGTLMTSSGRLVVKNAKFARDFGPLDENCDCYTCRNYSRAYIRHLIKCDETFGIRLTTYHNLYFLLNLMKQVRQAIREDRLGDFREEFFEKYGFNQPGAKNF, from the coding sequence TTGACAGCAATCAGATACGAACTAATCAAAACCTGTAAGCAAACAGGCGCAAGACTGGGGATTATCCATACCCCGCACGGATCCTTTGAAACTCCGATGTTTATGCCTGTCGGGACTCTTGCCACGGTAAAAACCATGTCACCTGAAGAATTAAAACAGATGGGTGCGGGCATCATTTTAAGTAATACGTACCATCTATGGCTAAGGCCTGGACATGAAATTGTGAAAGAGGCTGGCGGACTGCATAAATTCATGAACTGGGATCAGCCGATTTTAACAGATTCCGGCGGTTTCCAGGTATTCAGCTTGAGTGAATTTCGGAATATTGAAGAAGAAGGGGTGCACTTCCGCAATCATTTAAATGGAGACAAGCTCTTCCTTTCGCCTGAGAAAGCCATGGAAATCCAGAATGCTCTCGGTTCTGATATCATGATGGCATTTGACGAATGCCCGCCATATCCAGCCAGCTTCGAGTATATGAAGAAGTCGGTTGAAAGGACTTCCAGATGGGCAGAGCGATGCTTGACGGCCCATCAAAGGCCAGCAGACCAAGGCCTCTTTGGAATCGTCCAAGGGGGAGAGTATGAAGAGCTTCGCCAAATGAGTGCAAAGGACTTGGTATCAATGGATTTCCCCGGTTATGCAGTAGGTGGATTATCCGTGGGGGAACCAAAAGATGTGATGAATCGTGTGCTCGAATTCACCACACCGCTGCTGCCAGACAATAAACCACGCTATTTGATGGGCGTCGGATCTCCGGATTCCCTGATCGATGGAGCCATGAGAGGAATCGATATGTTCGACTGCGTCCTTCCTTCAAGAATCGCCCGTAATGGCACACTTATGACAAGCAGCGGAAGACTGGTCGTGAAAAATGCTAAATTTGCCCGTGATTTCGGACCATTGGATGAAAACTGTGATTGCTACACATGCCGCAATTACTCAAGAGCGTATATCCGCCATCTCATCAAATGTGATGAAACATTCGGAATCCGACTTACGACTTATCATAATCTATATTTTCTGTTAAACTTAATGAAGCAAGTCAGACAAGCGATTCGTGAAGATCGTCTAGGTGACTTCAGAGAAGAGTTTTTCGAAAAGTACGGATTTAATCAGCCGGGGGCGAAAAACTTCTAA
- the yajC gene encoding preprotein translocase subunit YajC, translating into MQGLLGTVGPLLLMFVLFYFLLIRPQQKRQKAVREMQSDLQKGDKIVTIGGVHGTVDAIDEGTIVLLSGDGSRLTFDRAAIREVKESVKK; encoded by the coding sequence ATGCAAGGATTATTAGGTACAGTGGGACCATTGCTGCTGATGTTCGTTTTATTTTATTTCCTGTTGATCCGTCCACAACAGAAGCGCCAAAAAGCAGTAAGAGAAATGCAGAGTGATTTGCAAAAAGGCGATAAAATCGTGACAATCGGCGGGGTCCACGGAACAGTGGATGCAATCGATGAAGGCACAATCGTTCTTTTGAGCGGTGATGGATCACGATTGACTTTTGATCGTGCCGCCATTCGTGAAGTGAAGGAATCTGTTAAGAAATAA
- a CDS encoding TIGR04086 family membrane protein — translation MQIEAKKLGSSVLYGLAAILILAMVSSLIFSLILRFTSLQESSISVLVTVVSFISLFAGGFITGGKGKQKGLMLGGLTGLIYSLCIFLFQYLGYDTLFSMKQMIYHGCFIITAMMGGVLGVNISSARE, via the coding sequence ATTCAGATCGAAGCGAAAAAATTAGGCAGTTCTGTATTATATGGACTAGCGGCCATTTTAATTCTGGCCATGGTATCCAGTCTTATTTTCTCATTGATTTTACGGTTCACATCATTACAGGAATCGTCAATCAGCGTACTTGTGACAGTCGTTTCATTTATCAGTTTGTTTGCAGGAGGCTTCATTACGGGGGGCAAAGGGAAGCAAAAAGGGCTGATGCTCGGAGGATTGACCGGTTTGATTTACTCCTTATGCATCTTCTTGTTTCAATATTTAGGCTATGATACTTTGTTCTCCATGAAACAAATGATCTACCACGGATGTTTTATCATCACCGCCATGATGGGCGGCGTCCTCGGAGTCAACATATCCTCAGCCAGGGAATAA
- a CDS encoding DUF421 domain-containing protein, whose protein sequence is MYGIIIVRTIFLYVVILLIFRLMGKREIGELSILDLVVFIMIAEMAVMAIEQPTDALMNTLLPMIVLLLIQITLAWISMKSKRFRDLVDGKPTILINKGKIDEGMMRKQRYNFDDLLLQLRENNVSNIADVEFAILEPSGKLSVIEKDKNTNEQDITLPLILDGEINEENIKTIGKSLFWLRKELKDRGYPNTKDISFCSYQNGEFYIDLTDQ, encoded by the coding sequence GTGTATGGAATCATCATTGTCAGGACCATTTTTTTATATGTCGTGATTTTGCTCATATTCCGCTTGATGGGAAAAAGGGAAATCGGTGAGTTAAGCATTCTTGATTTAGTTGTCTTCATCATGATTGCCGAAATGGCAGTCATGGCGATCGAGCAGCCTACAGATGCATTAATGAACACATTGCTGCCGATGATTGTCCTATTGTTGATCCAGATTACTTTGGCATGGATATCGATGAAAAGCAAACGATTCAGGGATTTGGTCGATGGCAAGCCTACCATCCTCATCAATAAGGGCAAAATAGACGAGGGTATGATGAGGAAGCAAAGGTATAACTTCGATGATCTTTTGCTGCAATTAAGGGAAAACAATGTAAGCAATATTGCAGATGTCGAGTTTGCCATTCTAGAACCGTCAGGCAAGCTGTCTGTCATCGAAAAAGATAAAAATACGAACGAACAAGATATCACACTTCCGCTTATCCTTGATGGGGAAATCAATGAAGAAAATATAAAAACAATAGGAAAAAGTTTATTTTGGCTCAGAAAGGAATTGAAGGACCGGGGATATCCCAATACAAAGGATATTTCTTTCTGCAGTTATCAGAATGGTGAATTTTACATTGATTTGACGGATCAATGA
- the spoVB gene encoding stage V sporulation protein B, whose product MSKFLRGTLILMAAGLVTRVLGFINRIVVARFIGEEGVGLFMMAFPTLILVITITQMGIPVAISKNVAEAEAQGDFKKIKKILAVSLAITLTLSIIFTPGLILLAPYLSKTLFTDPRTYYPLVAIAPIVPIIAISSVIRGYFQGRQNMKPAAYSQVIEQVVRITLIAVMTKAFLPYGIEYAAAGAMIASVFGELSSLIYLFAMFKLKKKFKVRKHFFKSISSGKQTLAELLSVALPATGSRMIGSLSWFFEPIVVSHSLAIAGVAATAATKQYGALTGYALPLLMLPSFITVSLSTSLVPAISEANSKKNYRMVEHRLQQALRFSLITGGLAVIILYVFAEPLMLIMYGSKNGADFIKLMAPFFIFYYYQGPLQAVLQALNLARAAMVNSLIGAVVKTGVIFALATQPHFGINGAALGIVVGTLLVTLLHFSTVLKVIPFTIYVRDYLKFAIAICLAGACSYWIYQISFTGSPIVFRVLFGILFMSLLYTMLIWIFGLISKQDLKMLPFFRR is encoded by the coding sequence ATGTCCAAGTTTCTGAGGGGTACGTTGATATTGATGGCTGCAGGGCTCGTTACCAGGGTACTGGGATTTATCAATAGGATTGTCGTTGCACGGTTTATAGGGGAAGAAGGCGTTGGCCTATTCATGATGGCGTTTCCCACATTGATACTTGTGATCACAATCACACAGATGGGGATCCCGGTTGCTATTTCCAAAAATGTGGCAGAAGCGGAAGCACAGGGAGACTTTAAGAAAATCAAAAAGATATTGGCTGTATCGCTAGCTATTACATTAACGCTATCGATCATTTTCACGCCTGGGTTGATCCTGCTGGCACCCTATCTTTCCAAGACCCTCTTTACCGACCCAAGAACCTATTATCCGCTGGTGGCAATTGCGCCGATCGTACCGATCATCGCCATTTCTTCCGTCATAAGGGGCTACTTCCAGGGAAGGCAGAACATGAAGCCTGCCGCTTATTCACAGGTGATCGAACAGGTGGTCAGAATAACGTTGATTGCCGTCATGACTAAAGCATTTTTGCCTTATGGCATTGAATATGCAGCGGCCGGTGCGATGATTGCCTCGGTATTTGGGGAATTATCCTCATTGATCTATTTGTTTGCGATGTTCAAGTTGAAGAAGAAGTTTAAAGTGAGAAAGCACTTTTTTAAATCCATATCATCAGGGAAACAGACTTTGGCTGAATTGTTGAGTGTTGCGCTGCCCGCCACAGGAAGCAGAATGATTGGATCCCTTTCCTGGTTTTTTGAGCCGATTGTTGTTTCTCACAGCTTAGCGATTGCAGGGGTTGCAGCCACTGCAGCCACAAAGCAATACGGTGCTTTGACAGGCTACGCCCTGCCGCTGCTCATGCTGCCTTCCTTTATCACGGTGTCACTGTCGACCTCTTTGGTGCCGGCCATCAGTGAAGCCAATTCGAAAAAAAATTATAGGATGGTCGAGCATAGACTACAGCAGGCGCTTCGTTTTTCATTGATCACAGGCGGGCTCGCAGTGATCATTCTATATGTATTTGCCGAACCGCTGATGCTCATCATGTACGGTTCAAAAAATGGGGCAGACTTTATTAAACTCATGGCTCCTTTTTTCATTTTCTATTATTATCAGGGCCCTCTTCAAGCCGTTCTTCAAGCATTGAATCTAGCCAGAGCCGCAATGGTGAACAGCCTCATTGGTGCTGTCGTGAAAACAGGCGTCATTTTTGCCTTGGCCACACAGCCTCATTTCGGAATCAACGGTGCTGCCCTCGGTATTGTCGTCGGTACATTACTTGTTACATTGCTCCATTTTTCAACCGTATTGAAGGTGATTCCATTTACCATCTATGTACGGGATTATCTTAAATTCGCAATTGCCATTTGTTTGGCCGGTGCATGCAGCTACTGGATCTATCAAATCAGTTTTACCGGCAGTCCTATTGTTTTCCGTGTTTTATTCGGCATTTTGTTCATGAGTCTCCTCTACACTATGCTGATTTGGATATTCGGATTAATCAGTAAACAAGATTTGAAGATGCTCCCTTTTTTCCGAAGATGA